The Lysobacter panacisoli genome includes a window with the following:
- a CDS encoding OmpA family protein codes for MKMHLKTVVLALTATAFLAGCATSGGGYYGQPYPQQQPPQQQGQTTQGQQQGMSKTSKGAIIGALAGVAAGLLSGDDATERRQRALVGAGVGGLAGAAIGNYQDRQERALREQMAGTGVEVVRQGNNITLNMPSGITFDFDKSNLKPEFYPVLDDVARTLQEYNQTVVEVAGHTDSVGSDAYNQKLSEQRANSVSSYLQSRGLNRDRFIVVGAGETRPISSNDSESGRAQNRRVEITLVPIEA; via the coding sequence ATGAAGATGCATCTGAAGACCGTTGTCCTTGCTCTGACCGCGACCGCATTCCTCGCCGGCTGCGCCACCAGCGGCGGCGGTTACTACGGCCAGCCGTATCCGCAGCAGCAGCCGCCGCAGCAGCAGGGACAGACGACGCAGGGCCAGCAGCAGGGCATGAGCAAGACCAGCAAGGGCGCGATCATCGGCGCGCTCGCCGGCGTGGCCGCGGGCCTGCTGAGCGGCGACGACGCCACCGAACGCCGCCAGCGTGCGCTGGTCGGTGCGGGCGTCGGCGGCCTGGCCGGCGCGGCGATTGGCAATTACCAGGATCGCCAGGAACGCGCCCTGCGCGAGCAGATGGCCGGTACCGGCGTGGAAGTGGTCCGCCAGGGCAACAACATCACGCTCAACATGCCCAGCGGCATCACCTTCGACTTCGACAAGTCGAACCTGAAGCCGGAGTTCTACCCGGTGCTCGACGACGTCGCGCGCACGCTGCAGGAATACAACCAGACCGTGGTCGAAGTCGCCGGCCACACCGACAGCGTCGGCAGCGATGCGTACAACCAGAAGCTCTCGGAGCAGCGTGCCAACTCGGTGTCCAGTTACCTGCAGAGCCGCGGCCTCAACCGCGATCGTTTCATCGTGGTCGGCGCCGGCGAAACCCGTCCGATCTCCAGCAACGACAGCGAGTCCGGTCGCGCGCAGAACCGCCGCGTCGAGATCACGCTGGTGCCGATCGAGGCGTAA
- a CDS encoding WS/DGAT/MGAT family O-acyltransferase → MSRVDTAWLRMERPTNPMMITGVLMFAEPMSLERLKRVVKQRFLAYRRFRQKAVVTPAGAHWQTDVNFDLDWHVQHAALPGRGDKRGLERFVSQLASSPLNHDRPLWQFHLVERYDGGGSALVARIHHSYADGIALVQVLLSLTDTGPETSGSSELPRTWLKQDHAGVARRVGAVDRYVQLGSKVVEKGLEMYRDPGLAGVLAKEGGEIARELLNALALSDDPPSLLRGRLGVSKRVAWAEPLDLEEVKAVGRACDCTVNDVLMATAAGALRSYMIERGESVDGMTLRATVPVNLRPLEHARKLGNHFGLVFLDLPVGEDNPIRRLERVAQCMQQLKGSRQAIVAYGLLAALGMAPASVQGLALELFSRKATAVATNVPGPQQPLYLAGCELREMMFWVPQTGSIGIGISIMSYNGRVHFGLIADGRLIPDPDAVIRRFGAEFEKLLYLALMGNWDATLDALAAEALIPAAD, encoded by the coding sequence GCGCTTCCTCGCATATCGGCGCTTCCGCCAGAAGGCAGTGGTCACGCCGGCCGGGGCGCACTGGCAGACCGACGTCAACTTCGATCTCGACTGGCATGTGCAGCACGCGGCCCTGCCAGGACGTGGCGACAAGCGCGGGCTTGAGCGCTTCGTCAGCCAGCTCGCATCGTCGCCACTCAATCACGACCGTCCGTTGTGGCAGTTCCACCTGGTCGAGCGCTACGACGGCGGCGGTTCGGCATTGGTCGCGCGCATCCACCACAGCTATGCCGACGGCATCGCGCTGGTGCAGGTGCTGTTGTCGCTGACCGACACCGGTCCCGAAACGTCCGGCTCCAGCGAACTGCCCCGTACCTGGCTCAAGCAGGACCATGCCGGTGTCGCCCGGCGCGTCGGCGCGGTCGATCGCTACGTGCAGCTGGGCAGCAAGGTCGTCGAGAAAGGCCTGGAGATGTACCGCGATCCCGGCCTCGCCGGCGTGCTGGCGAAGGAAGGTGGGGAGATCGCGCGCGAACTGCTCAATGCACTGGCGCTTTCGGACGATCCGCCGTCGCTGTTGCGCGGTCGACTCGGCGTGAGCAAGCGCGTGGCCTGGGCCGAACCGCTCGACCTGGAAGAAGTGAAGGCCGTGGGCCGCGCCTGCGACTGCACGGTCAACGACGTGCTGATGGCGACTGCCGCCGGTGCGCTGCGCAGCTACATGATCGAGCGCGGCGAATCCGTCGACGGCATGACCCTGCGCGCAACGGTCCCGGTGAACCTGCGACCTCTCGAGCACGCGCGCAAGCTCGGCAATCATTTCGGCCTGGTGTTCCTCGACCTGCCGGTGGGCGAAGACAATCCGATCCGTCGCCTCGAACGCGTCGCGCAGTGCATGCAGCAGTTGAAGGGCTCGCGCCAGGCGATCGTCGCCTACGGGCTGCTTGCCGCACTCGGCATGGCGCCGGCATCGGTGCAGGGGCTGGCGCTGGAACTGTTCAGTCGCAAGGCGACCGCGGTCGCGACCAACGTGCCCGGTCCGCAGCAGCCGTTGTATCTGGCTGGCTGCGAGCTGCGCGAGATGATGTTCTGGGTGCCGCAGACCGGTTCGATCGGCATCGGCATTTCGATCATGAGCTACAACGGACGCGTCCATTTCGGGCTGATCGCCGACGGTCGGCTCATCCCCGATCCCGATGCGGTGATCCGCCGTTTCGGCGCGGAGTTCGAGAAGCTCCTTTATCTGGCGTTGATGGGGAACTGGGACGCAACGCTCGATGCGCTCGCCGCCGAAGCGTTGATCCCTGCCGCCGACTGA